From the genome of Pseudomonas sp. PDM14:
CGTTGAGGTTGGCACTGGCGCCGTTGGACACCGTCGAGCCGGTGACGGCGGTGAAGGTGTTGGCGCTGTTCACGCCCATGCTCACGCTGCCGTTGATGGTGCCGGCGTTGATGAAGGTGTTGCCCGGCAGCGACGCCTGGAAGCCGACCCGGCCGTTGATGGTGCCGGTGTTGATCATGTTCACCTAGCCGCCACCGTAGACGGCGACCTGCGGGGTGTCCGCCTGCAACACGGTGACGTTGGCCAGGACGTTGGAGCCGATGATGCCGGCGTTGTTGATGTTGGTGACGCCGCCGGCGCCGTTCTGCACGCGCAAGGCGAAGCCGGAGAGGTTGAGCAGGTCGACGGCGACGCCGGTGGTGCCGTTGATGACCCCGGTGCTGAGGTTGTTGACCGTCACGGTGCTGGCGTTGCTGTTGCCGATCACCACGCCGTTGTTGAGCACCGACAGGCCAAGCAGGCTCGGGTTGATGACCCCGGCGTTGTGCAGGGTGACGTTGTTGCCGGTCATGGTCATCGCCGTGCCGAGCAAACCGAGCAGAGCGGATGCCCCTGCGCCGTTGTTGACCGTGGCGGTCAGGTTGTCCTTGGTGCTGGAAAACGGGGCAAGCCCGCTGGCTGCCGTCGAGCAGGTAACGGTAGTGCTACCCAATGGTAGAACGCAATCCGCCTGTACACCCGTCGCGGCCAACATGGCGGCGAACAGCAGAGATACCTGCGCAGGGCAGGCCTTCGGACCGCGCACGCAGGCCCTGTGGAAAAAGTCCATTTATTCACTCCCCCCGGCAGGGGATTTCCGCCCTAGCAAACGACCGGTGCACTGCTCAAAGACACCCTGGATATGACGTTCTTGTTCGAGTAGTCATGTTTCTACGCTAGGCACTGTTCTGCCCTGCGCAAGGCGGCGGCCCCGATGGCGGATGAATGGTCATTTTCTGAGCGGCTGGACACATCCTTTTGACGGCTCTGCGGCGGGCTTTGCAGCAAGTTTTCAGCACTCGTCGGATGTCTCGGAAATTCCCCGGTACAGGTTCTCCGGTCTCGATGTGCGCTTGACGGCCATCGGCTGTTTCGGAAAAGGTGTGATCTGACGTAATCTATTTGAGAATTATTATTATCAAATAGCGATTGCGGCCGACCTTGTCGGTGGCAGGGGAGGCGCTATGTCGGCCAGTCTGGCTCGCATTCTGATCATCGAGGACGACCCGTCCCTGAGCAGCCAGCTCGGCGAGCTGCTGACCGGGCGTGGCTACGCCGTGAGCGCCAGCCTGCGCGGCGAGAGCGGCCTGGCCATGGCTCTGGCGGATGCGCCGGACCTGGTGCTGCTCGACGTGATGCTGCCGGACAGCAACGGCTTCTCCGTGCTGCGCCGCCTGCGCGAGCAGCAGCAGACGCCGGTGATCATGCTCACCGCCTGCGGCGCCGAGGAAGAACGCATCCGTGGCCTGCGCCATGGCGCCGACGACTACCTGGCCAAACCGTTCAACTTCACCGAACTGCAGCTGCGCATCGACGCCGTGCTGCGCCGCAGCCGCAGTCACGAGGCGCCGCGCAATGCCCAGCCGCAGCAGTTGCAGGTCGATGAGCTGCACCTCGACCGCCACGCCCAGCACGCCCGCGTCGGCGAACGCCTGCTGGCGCTGACGCCGATCCAGTTCCGCCTGCTCTGGCATCTCGTCGCCCACCGCGGCGAGGCGCTGAGCAAGCCGTACCTCTATCGCATGGTGCTGGAGCGCGACTACAGCAGCTACGACCGCGGCCTGGACATGCACGTCAGCCGCATCCGCCGGCGCCTGGTCGAGGCCGGGTCGGCGGCGGACCGGCTGCAGACCCTGCATGGCCGCGGGTACGCCTTCGAATGAACCGCCGCCTGTTCTGGAAACTGTGTTTCGTCGTCGCCGTCGGCAGCGTCGCGCTGTTCTGGGTGATCGCCCGCCTGGCCTGGCAGACCGAGGAGCGCATGAGCTTCATCGCCGAGCGCGACCAGGCCACCCTGCATCAGTACGGCGACCAGGCGCGCACCCTCTATCAGTCTGGTGACGAGGCGGCGCTGCAGGCCTGGCTCAAGGCCGTGCAGGACAGCGAGCGGACCTGGGCCGCGGTGGTCGAGGCCGAGGTGCGGCCGCTGGCCGGCAGCACGCTGTCGGCGCGTTTCGTCGACAGCTTCACCCTGGGCCGTGACGTGAGCTGGAAGATCCACCTGTACTTCCAGGAAAACCCGATCATGGACATCCCTTTCGGCGATGGCCGCACCAGCCTGCTGATCGAGCTGCCGCAACGCATGCGCCCCGGTCTCTATTGGCACTACGCCAAGCTGATGCTGCAGCTGGTGGTGCCGCTGGTTCTGCTGCTGATCGTCTGCCTGGTGCTCTATCGCCACCTGATGCAGCCGCTGCGCCGCCTGGAACAGGCCACCCGGCAATTCAGCGAAGGTCGCCACGACGTGCGGCTCGCGCAACGACGAGCTGGCCAGCCTGGCGGAGACCTTCGACGCCATGGCCGCGCGCACCGGCCAGTTGATCAGCGATCAGCGCCAGCGCCTGGCGGACATGTCCCACGAGTTGCGCACGCCGCTGACGCGCATCGAGATGGCGGTCAGCCTGGCTGAGCAACAGGGCGACAACCGCCTGCTGCTCGAACGCATCCGCGACGATTGCGGTGACATGCGCCGCCTGGTCGAAGACGCCCTGACCCTGAGCTGGCTGGAGAACGAGCGGCCGTCGCTGCGCGATGAAACCCTCGACCTCACCGAGCTGCTCGACAGCATCCTCGACGATGCGCGCTTCGAGTACCCGGACCGCCACATCGAAGCCGAGCTGCCCGGCGAGGCGGTGCTGGCCGGCAGCAGCCACCGTGCCCTCGGCCAGGCCATCGAGAATGTGGTGCGCAACGCCCTCGACCACACGCCGCCGGCCGGCGTGGTGCGCGTCAGCCTGGACAGCCAGGCCGATGCCTTCCGCCTGCGCGTCGCCGACCAGGGCCCCGGCGTGCCGGAGCAGTGGCTGGAGCGAATCTTCCTGCCGTTCTTCCGCGCGCCTGGTGAACGGCCCGGCTTCGGCCTCGGCCTGGCCCTGGCGCTGCGCCAGGTCAAGGCGGTCGGCGGCAGCATCCGCGCCAGTAACCTGGCCGGCGGCGGGCTGCAGATGGAACTGCTGCTGCCTTGCGATACGGCCGCCGCGTGACAGCGCGAGCGGCGTAACGTCCTGCGTAACAGTTGTAAAAGTGGTTCCGCGCACACGCGTTAGCGATGAGAATTCTCAAATGAGAAATATTCACATGTTCCCTCGAGGAGTTTTCATGCATCGCTGCCCCTATCGCCTGTCCCTGCTCGGCGCCATGACCTTCAGTGGTTTGCTGGTCGTCGCGCCAGCCTTCGCTGATGAAACCAAGGAAGCCCTGGAGCTGCTGCCCAGCGAGGTCAACGCTGCACGCAGCAACCCGGCGGAGAGTGTCGAGGCCGAACAGCTGCAGCGCTACCAGGCCACCGACCTGCAGGACGTCTTCGAGTCGAGCCCGGAAGTCGCCGTCGCCGGCGGTGCCGGCGTGGCGCAGAAGCTCTACCTGCGTGGCCTCGAGGACACCCTGCTGAACATCAGCATCGACGGTGCCAACCAGCCGGGGCAGACCTTCCACCACACCGGCCGCATCGGCATCGAACCCGAGCTACTCAAGCGCGCCGACGTGCAGGCCGGCACCGGTGACGCCACCGCCGGGCCAGGCGCCCTGGGCGGCGCGATCAAGTTCGTCACCAAGGACCCGGACGACCTGCTGCGCGAAGGCGAGCAGGCCGGCGCGCTGCTCAAGAGCGGCTACTTCAGCAATGGCGAAGGCTACAAGACCAGCGCCAGCGTGTTCGGCCGTTTCAACCAGGACTGGTCGGCCCTGGCCCTGGCCAGCTACCAGGACCAGAACGACTACGAAGATGGCAACAACGACGACGTGCTCGGCACCGGCGCGCGGCAGAAGCTCGGCTACGCCAAGCTGGTCGGCAAGCTCAGCGACGCGCATACCCTGCGCCTGAGCTACGAGCAGCGCACCGACGAAGGCGAGCGCACCCAGCGTCCGCAGTGGATCGCGAGCAGCTTCAACGCGCTCTGGCCGCTGCAGACCGAGCGCGAAACCTGGACCCTCAACCACAGCTTCAAGCCGACCGACAGCGAGCTGATCGACATCGAGACCACGGTCTACCACACCGAGACCGAGCTGCAGCAGGATGCGCGCTTCGGCCTCTACTACGGCACCACGCGCAGCACCGGCTTCGACCTGCGCAACACCAGCCATGTCGGCGATCACCGCGTGACCTACGGCGTCGACTACCGTGACGACCGCGGCACGCTCGGCCCGGCTGGCGACCGTGAGCTGGACAGCGAAGACGGCAGCGTGACCGGCCTGTACATCCAGGACGCCTACCAGATCACCAGCAAGCTGCTGCTCGGCGCGGGCCTGCGCTACGACCGCTACGAACTGGATGACCGCGACGAGCAGAGCTTCCGCGACGACGGCGTCAGCCCCAACGTCAACCTGCGCTACGAACTCACTCCGGAAGTGGCGCTGCTCGCCAGCCACAGCCGTGCGCTGCGCGGTACCCAGGTGCGTGACGCGTTCAAAATGGATTCCTCGGCCAACGACCCGGACCTCAAGGCCGAGAAGGCCAAGACCTCGGAGCTGGGCGTGGAGTATCGCCATGCCGGCTGGGAGCTGTCCGCCAAGGGCTACGTCACGCGCATCGAAGATGCCGTCGCCGACCCACTGGGCCGACCCAACCTCTTCGAGAACGTCGGAGACCTGAAGAGTAAGGGCGTGCTGCTGCAGAGCGCCTACCACTGGCAGCGCCTGAGCCTCGGCCTGAGCTATCACCACAACGACACCCGCGTCGATGGCGAGCGCCTCAACGTCTACGAATACAACGGCCTGGGCACCAGCATCGGCGACACCTGGACCACCTTTGCCGACTACCGCATCAGCGACCAGCTCAGCGTTGGCTGGCAGGGCCGCTTCGTCGAGTCCATCGACAGCCTGCACACCGGTGTCGGCACCGTCAGCAAGCCCGGTTACGGCGTGCATGACCTGTACGGCGAATGGCAGGCGCTGCCCGAGCGTCTGACCCTGAAAAACATCTTCGACAAGGAGTACCTCGACCACGCCAGCAACGAGGACTTCGAGCACATCGTCGACTACGAAGGCGTACGCGGCTCGAACGAGCCGGGACGCGAGCTGCGCCTGGGTGTGGCGCTGCGTATCTGAGTGCCGGACAACGGCCTGCCGACCCGCGTCGGCGGGCCGTTTTGTTCAGCATAAAGGACGTTTTGTCGAGTATTTGAAACAGTCAATCAGGGTGGCGACAAGTCGCTGTAAAACTGCGGCAATTTTTGGTTGATATCAGGGGGGCATGGCCCTAAAGTTCGCGCCCGAACGTCCATGCTGGAAACGATCCATCCGGCTCAAGTACTGACGACGAGACAGCAAGGTCAGCCCGCTTCCACGGTTGGCCTTTTTGCTTTCGGCGACATGCCTTGGGAAGTAGGCGAACCAAAGTGGGGAAACGGATTAGGCGTTCGCGGCTCTAACCAATGAGCCAACCCCTCAATCAACGAGTTTTGCCAATGGAGTCCCGCATGTCGATCCAGGTCGAAGACTACTACCCGCGCGAAACCTTCCAGAAGATGAAGGCGTTCGCAGACCAGCAGGAAACCCCGTTCGTGGTGATCGACACCGCGATCATCAGCAAGGCCTATGACGACCTGCGCGCCGGCTTCGAATTTGCCAAGGTGTACTACGCGGTCAAGGCCAACCCGGCGGTCGAAATCATCGACCTGCTCAAGGACAAGGGCTCGAGCTTCGACATCGCGTCGATCTACGAGCTGGACAAGGTGATGAGCCGCGGCGTTGGCCCGGAGCGCATCAGCTACGGCAACACCATCAAGAAAGCCCGCGACGTGCGTTACTTCTACGAGAAGGGCGTGCGCCTGTTCGCCACCGACTCCGAAGCCGACCTGCGCAACATCGCCAAGGCCGCGCCGGGCTCGAAGATCTATGTGCGCATCCTCACCGAAGGTTCGACCTCGGCTGACTGGCCGCTGTCGCGCAAGTTCGGCTGCCAGACCGACATGGCCATGGACCTGCTGATCCTCGCCAAGCAACTGGGCCTGGTGCCGTACGGCATCTCCTTCCACGTCGGTTCGCAGCAGCGTGACATCGACGTGTGGGACGCCGCCATCGCCAAGGTCAAGGTGATCTTCGAGCGCCTCAAGGAAGAAGACGGCATCACCCTGCAGATGATCAACATGGGTGGCGGCTTCCCGGCCAACTACATCACCCGCACCAACAGCCTGGAAACCTACGCCGAGGAAATCATCCGCTTCCTCAAGGACGACTTCGGCGACGAGCTGCCGGAAATCATCCTCGAGCCAGGTCGCTCGCTGATCGCCAACGCCGGCATCCTGGTCAGCGAAGTGGTGCTGGTCGCGCGCAAGTCGCGCACCGCCGTCGAGCGCTGGGTGTACACCGACGTGGGCAAGTTCAGCGGCCTGATCGAAACCAT
Proteins encoded in this window:
- a CDS encoding response regulator transcription factor translates to MSASLARILIIEDDPSLSSQLGELLTGRGYAVSASLRGESGLAMALADAPDLVLLDVMLPDSNGFSVLRRLREQQQTPVIMLTACGAEEERIRGLRHGADDYLAKPFNFTELQLRIDAVLRRSRSHEAPRNAQPQQLQVDELHLDRHAQHARVGERLLALTPIQFRLLWHLVAHRGEALSKPYLYRMVLERDYSSYDRGLDMHVSRIRRRLVEAGSAADRLQTLHGRGYAFE
- a CDS encoding histidine kinase sensor domain-containing protein; translated protein: MNRRLFWKLCFVVAVGSVALFWVIARLAWQTEERMSFIAERDQATLHQYGDQARTLYQSGDEAALQAWLKAVQDSERTWAAVVEAEVRPLAGSTLSARFVDSFTLGRDVSWKIHLYFQENPIMDIPFGDGRTSLLIELPQRMRPGLYWHYAKLMLQLVVPLVLLLIVCLVLYRHLMQPLRRLEQATRQFSEGRHDVRLAQRRAGQPGGDLRRHGRAHRPVDQRSAPAPGGHVPRVAHAADAHRDGGQPG
- a CDS encoding sensor histidine kinase produces the protein MAARTGQLISDQRQRLADMSHELRTPLTRIEMAVSLAEQQGDNRLLLERIRDDCGDMRRLVEDALTLSWLENERPSLRDETLDLTELLDSILDDARFEYPDRHIEAELPGEAVLAGSSHRALGQAIENVVRNALDHTPPAGVVRVSLDSQADAFRLRVADQGPGVPEQWLERIFLPFFRAPGERPGFGLGLALALRQVKAVGGSIRASNLAGGGLQMELLLPCDTAAA
- a CDS encoding TonB-dependent receptor domain-containing protein is translated as MHRCPYRLSLLGAMTFSGLLVVAPAFADETKEALELLPSEVNAARSNPAESVEAEQLQRYQATDLQDVFESSPEVAVAGGAGVAQKLYLRGLEDTLLNISIDGANQPGQTFHHTGRIGIEPELLKRADVQAGTGDATAGPGALGGAIKFVTKDPDDLLREGEQAGALLKSGYFSNGEGYKTSASVFGRFNQDWSALALASYQDQNDYEDGNNDDVLGTGARQKLGYAKLVGKLSDAHTLRLSYEQRTDEGERTQRPQWIASSFNALWPLQTERETWTLNHSFKPTDSELIDIETTVYHTETELQQDARFGLYYGTTRSTGFDLRNTSHVGDHRVTYGVDYRDDRGTLGPAGDRELDSEDGSVTGLYIQDAYQITSKLLLGAGLRYDRYELDDRDEQSFRDDGVSPNVNLRYELTPEVALLASHSRALRGTQVRDAFKMDSSANDPDLKAEKAKTSELGVEYRHAGWELSAKGYVTRIEDAVADPLGRPNLFENVGDLKSKGVLLQSAYHWQRLSLGLSYHHNDTRVDGERLNVYEYNGLGTSIGDTWTTFADYRISDQLSVGWQGRFVESIDSLHTGVGTVSKPGYGVHDLYGEWQALPERLTLKNIFDKEYLDHASNEDFEHIVDYEGVRGSNEPGRELRLGVALRI
- a CDS encoding type III PLP-dependent enzyme, producing the protein MSIQVEDYYPRETFQKMKAFADQQETPFVVIDTAIISKAYDDLRAGFEFAKVYYAVKANPAVEIIDLLKDKGSSFDIASIYELDKVMSRGVGPERISYGNTIKKARDVRYFYEKGVRLFATDSEADLRNIAKAAPGSKIYVRILTEGSTSADWPLSRKFGCQTDMAMDLLILAKQLGLVPYGISFHVGSQQRDIDVWDAAIAKVKVIFERLKEEDGITLQMINMGGGFPANYITRTNSLETYAEEIIRFLKDDFGDELPEIILEPGRSLIANAGILVSEVVLVARKSRTAVERWVYTDVGKFSGLIETMDEAIKFPIWTEKKGEMEEVVIAGPTCDSADIMYEHYKYGLPLNLASGDRLYWLSTGAYTTSYSAVEFNGFPPLKSFYL